A region of Nitrospinota bacterium DNA encodes the following proteins:
- a CDS encoding DUF599 domain-containing protein, which yields MLAAYQLYMRLKLRGDPAFTIQSVNFKVRQAWVEKVMADTGKDVLAVQTLRNSTMAATLMASTAVFLIIGALTLSAQGDKLNNIWHALNIFGDTRRELWMLKVLLIVVDFLFAFFSFSMSVRLYNHIGYMIHSPILPAHVAMYLNRAGNFYSYGMRAYYFSVPLIFWFFGPHLMIASTLALICFLYNMDKTPDFLAEDFRAAVKPASVEKQ from the coding sequence ATGCTGGCGGCGTATCAGCTGTATATGCGACTCAAACTCCGGGGCGATCCAGCGTTCACCATCCAGTCCGTAAACTTCAAGGTGCGCCAGGCTTGGGTGGAAAAGGTTATGGCCGACACCGGCAAGGATGTATTGGCCGTTCAAACCCTCCGGAACTCCACCATGGCGGCCACGCTTATGGCCTCCACCGCCGTGTTCCTTATAATAGGCGCCCTTACGCTAAGCGCCCAGGGGGACAAGCTGAACAACATCTGGCACGCTCTTAACATATTCGGCGACACCCGGCGCGAGTTGTGGATGCTAAAGGTGTTGCTTATTGTGGTGGATTTCCTGTTCGCGTTCTTCTCTTTCTCCATGTCCGTGCGGCTCTACAACCATATCGGGTACATGATCCACTCCCCCATCCTTCCCGCGCATGTGGCGATGTATTTGAACCGGGCGGGCAATTTTTACAGCTACGGGATGAGAGCCTATTATTTCTCCGTCCCGCTCATATTCTGGTTTTTCGGGCCGCACCTGATGATAGCCTCCACCTTGGCCCTTATATGTTTTCTGTACAACATGGACAAAACGCCGGACTTTCTGGCGGAAGATTTCCGCGCCGCTGTGAAACCAGCTTCCGTAGAAAAGCAATAA
- the groES gene encoding co-chaperone GroES — protein MGVNIRPLNDRVLIKQAEAKETMKGGIIIPDSAKEKPQEGSVVAVGPGKSLEDGKIRPMSVKKGDKVIYSKYAGTEIKLDGEEYLLMREDDILGVVE, from the coding sequence ATGGGTGTTAACATCAGGCCGTTGAACGACCGGGTGCTTATTAAGCAGGCGGAAGCCAAGGAAACTATGAAGGGCGGCATAATCATCCCAGATTCCGCCAAGGAAAAACCCCAAGAGGGCAGTGTGGTGGCTGTTGGCCCGGGTAAATCTTTGGAAGACGGCAAGATCCGCCCCATGTCCGTGAAAAAAGGGGACAAGGTGATCTACTCCAAATACGCCGGCACCGAGATAAAGCTGGACGGCGAGGAATACCTGCTTATGCGGGAAGACGACATCCTCGGCGTGGTGGAATAA
- the groL gene encoding chaperonin GroEL (60 kDa chaperone family; promotes refolding of misfolded polypeptides especially under stressful conditions; forms two stacked rings of heptamers to form a barrel-shaped 14mer; ends can be capped by GroES; misfolded proteins enter the barrel where they are refolded when GroES binds) has translation MAKQISYSEDARHKLMRGMDQLANAVKVTLGPKGRNVIISKKFGSPIITKDGVTVAKEIDLKDPYENMGAQLVNEVASKTSDVAGDGTTTATVLAQAIFREGMKNIAAGANPMDLKRGIDLAVEKVIEKLKKLSKATKDKKEIAQVGTISANNDSTIGELIAEAMDKVGKDGVITVEEAKSMETSLEIVEGMQFDRGYLSPYFVTNPDKMECHLEDCYILLNEKKISSMKDLLPILEKIAKMGKPLVIVSEDVEGEALATLVVNKLRGTLQVCAVKAPGFGDRRKEMLKDIAILTGGNVISEELGIKLENITVEDLGQAKRITVDKDNTTIVEGKGKGKDIEGRVKQIRNQIEETTSDYDREKLQERLAKLVGGVAVINVGAATETEMKEKKARVEDALHATRAAVEEGIVPGGGVALIRCISSLEKVECENKDQQIGVEIIRRAIQEPLRQIANNAGLEGSVVVQHVAKEKQTVGLNAATGEYVDMLDAGIIDPTKVTRTALQNAASIAGLLLTTEAMISEIPEDKPAGPAMPGGGMGGMEGMY, from the coding sequence ATGGCTAAACAGATATCCTACAGCGAAGACGCGCGCCACAAGCTTATGCGCGGCATGGACCAGCTCGCCAACGCGGTGAAGGTCACCCTGGGGCCCAAAGGCCGGAACGTCATCATCTCCAAGAAATTCGGCTCGCCCATCATCACTAAAGACGGCGTGACCGTGGCTAAAGAGATTGACCTCAAAGACCCGTACGAGAACATGGGCGCCCAGCTGGTAAACGAAGTGGCCTCCAAAACCTCCGACGTGGCTGGTGACGGCACCACCACCGCCACCGTGCTGGCCCAGGCCATTTTCCGCGAAGGCATGAAGAACATAGCCGCCGGCGCCAACCCCATGGACCTGAAACGGGGCATAGACCTGGCTGTTGAAAAAGTGATCGAGAAGCTCAAGAAGCTCTCGAAAGCCACCAAGGATAAAAAAGAGATAGCCCAGGTTGGCACCATCTCCGCCAATAACGACTCCACCATCGGCGAGCTTATCGCCGAGGCCATGGACAAGGTTGGCAAAGACGGCGTTATCACCGTGGAAGAGGCCAAGAGCATGGAGACCTCCCTTGAGATAGTGGAAGGCATGCAGTTTGACCGCGGCTACCTTTCCCCTTATTTCGTAACCAACCCCGACAAGATGGAGTGCCATCTGGAGGACTGTTACATCCTTCTCAACGAGAAGAAAATCTCCAGCATGAAAGACCTGCTCCCCATCCTCGAAAAGATCGCCAAAATGGGCAAGCCGCTGGTGATCGTTTCCGAGGACGTGGAAGGCGAGGCCCTGGCCACCCTGGTGGTGAACAAGCTGAGGGGCACCCTGCAGGTGTGCGCCGTGAAAGCCCCCGGATTTGGTGACCGCAGGAAGGAAATGCTGAAAGACATAGCCATCCTCACCGGCGGCAATGTCATCTCCGAAGAGCTGGGCATCAAGCTGGAAAACATCACCGTTGAAGACCTGGGCCAGGCCAAACGCATCACCGTGGACAAGGACAACACCACCATCGTTGAGGGCAAAGGCAAAGGCAAAGATATCGAAGGCCGCGTAAAGCAGATCCGCAACCAGATCGAGGAGACCACCTCGGACTACGACCGGGAGAAACTGCAGGAGCGGCTGGCCAAGCTGGTTGGCGGCGTGGCCGTCATCAACGTCGGCGCGGCCACCGAGACGGAGATGAAAGAGAAGAAAGCCCGCGTGGAAGACGCCCTGCACGCCACCCGCGCGGCGGTGGAAGAGGGTATCGTCCCCGGCGGCGGCGTGGCGCTCATCCGTTGCATCAGCTCCCTTGAGAAGGTGGAGTGCGAGAATAAAGACCAGCAGATCGGCGTGGAGATCATCCGCCGCGCCATCCAGGAGCCCCTGCGCCAGATAGCCAACAACGCCGGGCTGGAAGGCTCCGTGGTTGTACAGCACGTGGCCAAGGAGAAGCAGACCGTGGGCCTCAACGCGGCCACCGGCGAGTATGTGGACATGCTGGACGCGGGCATAATAGACCCCACAAAGGTCACCCGCACCGCCCTGCAGAACGCCGCGTCCATCGCGGGCCTTCTGCTGACCACCGAAGCCATGATAAGCGAGATACCGGAGGATAAACCCGCCGGTCCCGCCATGCCCGGCGGCGGCATGGGCGGCATGGAAGGGATGTACTAG
- a CDS encoding GNAT family N-acetyltransferase, with translation MISVYNEHYEIDDSFARLDFARVEKWLSKEYWCPGIGRDEIELAATHSSITVGCYFDGIQVGYLRALSDRTRFAYFMDIYVDEAHRRRGIANAMIRFVFNHPDHKNVFMWLLATKDAHGVYEKAGFKPLPKPGMWMLLREEDKWNARFGAFPNPAKDFREDR, from the coding sequence ATGATCAGCGTTTACAACGAACATTACGAGATTGACGATTCCTTCGCCCGGCTCGATTTCGCCCGGGTTGAAAAATGGCTTTCAAAGGAATACTGGTGCCCGGGGATCGGCAGGGACGAGATAGAATTGGCCGCCACACATTCCAGTATCACCGTGGGCTGTTATTTCGATGGAATACAGGTGGGTTATCTGCGCGCGTTAAGCGACAGAACGAGGTTCGCCTATTTCATGGACATTTATGTGGACGAGGCCCACCGGCGCAGGGGCATAGCCAACGCCATGATCCGCTTCGTGTTCAACCATCCGGACCACAAGAACGTTTTCATGTGGCTACTGGCCACAAAAGACGCTCACGGTGTGTATGAGAAAGCCGGGTTCAAACCACTGCCCAAACCCGGCATGTGGATGTTGCTACGGGAGGAGGATAAATGGAACGCCCGGTTTGGCGCATTCCCCAATCCGGCTAAGGATTTTAGGGAGGATCGGTGA
- a CDS encoding DUF1016 domain-containing protein yields MQAPVAQLGKAHVDYALLLEDLKGKIRSAQIRAGLAANRELVLLYWEIGRQILDSQRQEGWGTKVVDRLALDLRHEFPEMKGFSPRNLKYMREFAEIYQETQFVQQVAAQIPWFHNVVLIDKVKNPIEREWYIRQTIQNGWSRNVLVHQIESGLYKRQGKAVSNFDRTLPAPQSELARQILKDPYVFDFLTIGEEAKERDVEKALLEQIRAFLLELGVGFAFVGSQYHLEVGGEDFYIDLLFYHLRLRCFVVIELKVGEFQPEYAGKMNFYLSAVDDLLRHKDDQPSIGIILCKSKNKVVVEYALRDTRKPIGVSGYKLTETLPRKFKSELPSVEELETSLKEARHGESGI; encoded by the coding sequence ATGCAAGCGCCTGTTGCACAATTAGGCAAAGCCCATGTGGACTATGCGCTCCTGCTGGAAGACCTTAAGGGGAAGATTCGATCCGCCCAGATTCGCGCCGGTCTTGCCGCCAACCGCGAATTGGTTCTGCTTTATTGGGAGATTGGCCGCCAAATTCTCGATAGCCAGCGGCAAGAGGGTTGGGGAACAAAGGTTGTGGATCGGCTGGCGTTAGACCTACGGCACGAATTCCCGGAGATGAAAGGATTCTCCCCTCGTAATCTCAAATATATGAGGGAGTTTGCCGAGATATATCAAGAAACGCAATTTGTGCAGCAGGTTGCTGCACAAATACCCTGGTTTCACAATGTCGTCCTAATTGATAAAGTCAAAAACCCTATCGAGCGCGAATGGTACATACGCCAGACCATCCAAAACGGCTGGTCGCGCAACGTTCTTGTCCACCAAATCGAAAGCGGCCTGTACAAGCGCCAAGGGAAAGCCGTCTCGAACTTCGACCGCACCCTGCCAGCGCCTCAATCAGAGCTTGCCCGGCAGATATTGAAAGACCCATACGTCTTTGATTTCCTGACCATCGGCGAAGAGGCCAAGGAACGGGACGTGGAAAAGGCGCTGTTGGAGCAGATAAGGGCGTTCCTGTTGGAACTTGGCGTGGGATTCGCCTTTGTCGGCAGTCAATACCATCTGGAAGTCGGCGGGGAAGATTTTTATATTGACCTGCTCTTCTACCACCTGCGCCTGCGTTGTTTCGTGGTGATAGAACTAAAGGTTGGGGAATTCCAGCCGGAATACGCGGGGAAGATGAACTTTTACCTTTCCGCCGTGGATGACCTGCTACGCCATAAAGACGACCAGCCGAGCATCGGGATTATCCTGTGCAAATCGAAAAACAAGGTGGTCGTGGAATACGCCCTGCGCGACACCCGGAAACCAATAGGCGTATCGGGATATAAACTCACGGAGACCCTGCCCAGGAAGTTTAAAAGCGAACTGCCAAGCGTCGAGGAGCTGGAGACATCGCTAAAGGAGGCGAGGCATGGGGAGTCAGGTATCTGA
- a CDS encoding ORF6N domain-containing protein: MKALIPVELIEQKILLIRGEKLMLDSDLAELYGVEVKHLKRQVKRNITRFPEDFMIQLSKEEYDSLRRHFGPLKRGEHSKYLPYAFTEQGVAMLSSVLNSERAIEVNILIMRAFVKLREMLATHKDLAKKLEEMEKKYDAQFKAVFDAIRQLMSPAIPTRPKIGFKREKEGQ; the protein is encoded by the coding sequence ATGAAAGCGTTGATACCGGTGGAGCTTATCGAGCAAAAGATTCTTCTGATTCGCGGCGAGAAGCTCATGCTGGATAGCGATTTGGCCGAGTTGTATGGCGTTGAGGTTAAGCACCTGAAAAGGCAGGTGAAACGGAATATAACCCGTTTCCCCGAAGATTTCATGATCCAGTTGTCGAAAGAAGAATACGATTCTTTAAGGCGCCATTTTGGCCCCTTAAAAAGGGGGGAACATTCTAAATACCTGCCCTATGCTTTTACTGAGCAAGGCGTGGCCATGCTCTCCAGTGTGCTCAATAGCGAAAGAGCTATTGAGGTCAATATTCTCATTATGAGGGCTTTTGTCAAGCTTCGTGAAATGCTCGCAACCCATAAGGATTTGGCGAAAAAGCTGGAAGAGATGGAAAAAAAGTATGACGCCCAGTTCAAGGCCGTGTTCGACGCCATCCGCCAGTTGATGTCCCCCGCCATCCCAACCCGCCCCAAGATCGGATTCAAGCGGGAGAAGGAAGGGCAATGA